Part of the Crossiella cryophila genome, CCCTTGAGCAGCGCGGGCAGGGTGGCCTGCGGGATGCGCTCCACGCCGTCGGGGTCCCACGGGTTGCGCGGGGTGACCCGGTACTCCTCGGGCGCGTAGTGCCGGGTGCGCACGATGTCCCAGACGCTGGCCGCGTAGGACCCGCCGTCGGTCAGCGGCACCGAGGCGCAACCGGCCAGCCAGGAGTGCCCGGACAGCAGCATGTACCGGGCGATGCCCGCCCACACCAGCCCGACCACGGACCCGGTGCGGTGGTCCGGGTGCACGCAGGAGCGCCCCGCCTCCACCAGGCTCTCCCGCAGCGGGTTGAGCGCGCTCAGCTCGAACTCGGTGTCGGAGTACAGGCGCCCGGCCGCGGCGGCCCGCTCGGGCGGCAGCATCCGGTAGGTGCCGACGATCTCCTGACTCCGGTCGTCCCTGACCACCAGGTGGTCGCAGAACTCGTCGAAGTAGTCCTCGTCGACGCCCGCGGTGCGGCAGGAGATGTTGGCGCCCATCTCCTCGGCGAAAACCCGGTAGCGCAACCGCTGCGCGGCGCGCACCTCCTCGCTGTCCCTGGCCACCAGTAGGGAGTAGCGCGGAGCGTCATCGGACAGGTCCGCGCCCTTGGCGGCGGTGCTGACCAGCAGTCTGGACTGCGTCATGCACTCGGTGTACCCGCCCATTCGGCCCGAGGAAAGTCCATTCGATGACGCGTCGGTGGAAAATCGGTGAAGACCCTGTGCCGCCTCCGGGGAGACCCTGAGTGTTAAACCCGCGTGAGCTGGCGAGACATGACCGAGGGGGTTCCGGCGGCCGTTTCCGGCGCCGGAACCCCCTCGGAGGTCAACTTCATCCTGTCGGGCTAAGTGCCCGGCAGGGGCTCAGCCCTTGCGCTTGCCGATCTCCTCGGTGAGCTGCGGGGCGACC contains:
- a CDS encoding GNAT family N-acetyltransferase, which encodes MTQSRLLVSTAAKGADLSDDAPRYSLLVARDSEEVRAAQRLRYRVFAEEMGANISCRTAGVDEDYFDEFCDHLVVRDDRSQEIVGTYRMLPPERAAAAGRLYSDTEFELSALNPLRESLVEAGRSCVHPDHRTGSVVGLVWAGIARYMLLSGHSWLAGCASVPLTDGGSYAASVWDIVRTRHYAPEEYRVTPRNPWDPDGVERIPQATLPALLKGYLRIGAWVCGRPAHDPEFGVADMYVLLSMQRVDPRYLNFLLGPEFAQLRKGQGALPPEPRTGATPSGSAQPPVRRGSP